The genomic region CGGTCGTACACTCCGCCCCGTCCAACGGAACCACCCCCAGGAGGCGCGGATGTCGTCACCGAAGCTGCAGCAGGCCCTCGATCACCACCGGAAGAACGCCCCCGAGTACCTCGAGGACCTGAAGGCGCTGGTGCGCGTCCCCAGCGTCTCCTTCGCCGGGTTCCCCGCCGAGGAGGTGAGGCGGAGCGCCGCCGCGGTGAAGGCGCTCCTCGAGCGGCGCGGCCTCGACAAGGTGGAGATCCTGGAGGTCGAGGGGGCCCACCCCTACGTCTACGCCGAGCGGATCCGAGACCCGAAGGCGCCGACGCTGCTCCTCTACGCGCACCACGACGTCCAGCCGGCCGGCGACGAGGAGGCCTGGAGCTCCAGGCCCTTCGAGCCGGAGGAGCGGAACGGCCGGCTCTTCGGCCGCGGCGCCGCCGACGACAAGGCCGGCATCCTGGTCCACGCCGGCGCCATCGACGCCTGGGTGCGCGGCGCGGGCGAGCTCCCCATCAACGTGCGGGTGGTGATCGAGGGCGAGGAGGAGACCGGCTCCGACCACCTGCCGAGGTTCCTCGAGAAGTACCGCGACCGGCTCCAGGCCGACGCCATGGTGCTCACCGACACCGGCAACTTCGACACCGGGGTCCCCTCGGTGACGGTGGCGCTGCGCGGGATCGTGGCGGCGAGCGTCGAGGTGCGGGCGCTCAAGCAGAGCGTCCACTCCGGCATGTGGGGCGGCCCGGTGCCCGACCCGGCGATGGCGCTCGCGAAGATGCTCGCCGCGCTCGTGAACCCCGACGGCTCCATCGCCATCCCGGGGATCTACGACCAGGTGCGGCCGCTCTCGCCGGAGGCGAAGGAGAGCATCGGCAAGCTCCCCACCACCGAGCAGCAGTTCCGCGAGCAGGCCGGGATGCTCCCGGGCGTGGAGGTGCTGGGCGGCCGCCACCCCTGGGAGACCAACTGGTGGCAGCCGTCGCTCACCGTGAACGCGATGCAGGCCTCCTCGCGCAAGGACGCCCGCAACATCATCAACGACGCGGCCTGGGCCCGGGTCTCGGTGCGGCTCGTCCCCGACATGGATCCCGCCGAGGTGGGGCGCGCGCTCACCGAGGCCCTGAAGCGGGCGGCGCCCTGGGGCGTCGAGGTGAAGGTGGAGATCGACTCCGGCGGGGCCCCCTGGACCACCGACGTCTCGCACCCGGCCTTCCAGGCGGCCTTCCGCTCCCTCGCGGCCGGCTACGGCCGGGAGCCGCTCGCCATCGGGTGCGGCGGGTCGATCGGGTTCGTGGAGCCGTTCGGGAAGGCGCTCGGCGGCGTGCCGGCGCTCCTCATCGGCGTCGAGGATCCCTACTCGAACGCCCACTCGGAGAACGAGAGCCTCTCCATCTCCGACCTCGAGAAGGCGACGCGCAGCGCCATCCACCTCTACGGCGAGCTGGCGGCGGCGCTGCCGCGCAAGGGTTAGGCGGGGCGGCACCGCCCGGCGGATTAGAATCAGGGGTCCGGCTGTTTCGGCCGGACCACCGGGCCGCGCCGTGCGGCCGGGACGCAGACGACCTTCCGAGGAGCCTGGATGCCGCCGCCCCCCAAGTCCACCGCCGGCCGCAGCGAGGAGGCCCGCGCGCTGGCGCGCGCGCGCGAGCTGCCCAACTCGCGGACCGCCACCGACGTGGACTCGCTCCGGCGCGCCTTCGCCGACCACCTGCAGTACTCGCAGGCGAAGGACGAGCACACCGCCACCGCGCTCGATCGCTACTTCGCGGTCGCCTACGCCGTCCGCGACCGGATGATGCGCCGCTGGGTCCAGACCCAGCAGACGTACTACCGGAGCGACACCAAGCGCGTGTACTACCTCTCGCTCGAGTTCCTCATGGGGAAGGCGCTCGAGAACAACCTCATCAACCTCGGCCTGCGGGACTCGATGCGCGACGCGCTCGCGAGCCTGGGGCTCGAGCTCGACGACCTCCTCGCCCAGGAGCCCGACGCCGGGCTCGGCAACGGCGGCCTGGGGCGGCTCGCGGCCTGCTTCCTCGACTCGCTCGCCACCCTGCAGTACCCGGCCTACGGCTACGGCATCCGCTACGAGTTCGGCATCTTCGACCAGGAGCTGCGCAACGGCTGGCAGGTCGAGCGGCCGGAGGAGTGGCTGCGCTTCGGCAACGCCTGGGAGATCCCGCGCCCCGAGTACGAGGTCCCGGTCCACTTCTTCGGGCGGACCGAGCACTTCGTGGACGAGCACGGCAAGCACCGGGTGCGCTGGGTGGACACGCGCAAGGTGCTCGGGATGCCCTACGACACGCCGGTCGCGGGCTACCACAACCACACCGTCAACACGCTGCGGCTCTGGCGGGCGCGGGCCTCCGAGGAGTTCGACCTCTCCGACTTCAACCGGGGCGACTACATCGCGGCGGTGGAGGAGAAGAACCTCTCCGAGACCATCTCCAAGGTCCTCTACCCGAACGACCTCACGGTGATGGGCAAGGAGCTGCGGCTCCAGCAGCAGTACTTCTTCGTCGCCTGCTCGATCCACGACATCCTCAACCGGCACCTCAAGACCCACGAGAGCTTCGACGGGTTCGCCGACAAGGTCGCCATCCAGCTCAACGACACGCACCCGGCCATCGCGGTGGCGGAACTGATGCGGGTGTTCGTGGACCAGTACGACCTCGAGTGGGAGAAGGCCTGGGAGATCTGCCGGTCGGTCTTCGGCTACACCAACCACACGCTGCTGCCGGAGGCGCTGGAGCGCTGGCAGGTGGAGCTCTTCGGCCGCGTGCTGCCGCGCCACCTCGAGATCGTCTACGAGATCAACCGGCGCTTCCTCGACGAGGTGCGCGCGAGCGGCAAGGCCGACGAGGGCGCCGTCGCGCGCATGTCGATCATCGAGGAGGGGCCGGGGCGCCAGGTGCGCATGGCCAACCTCGCGGTCATCGGCTCCCGCTCGGTGAACGGCGTCGCGGCGCTCCACACCGAGCTCCTCAAGACCGAGCTCTTCCACGACTTCCACGCCCTCTGGCCGGAGCGGTTCAACAACAAGACCAACGGGGTGACGCCGCGCCGCTGGCTCCTCGCCGCCAACCCCGAGCTGGCGCGCACCATCACCGAGTGCATCGGCCCGCAGTGGGTGACCGACGCCGACGAGCTGCGCCGGCTCGAGCCGCTCGCCGACGACGCCGACTTCCGGCGGGTCTTCCGGGAGATCAAGCGGCAGAACAAGGAGCGGCTCGCCGCCATCGTCAAGGCCGAGAACGGCATCACGCTCGACCTCGACTCGATCTTCGACGTCCAGGTGAAGCGGCTGCACGAGTACAAGCGGCAGCTGCTCAACGTGCTGCACATCGTCCACCAGTACCTGCGCATCAAGGCCGATCCGGCCTACGCGCCCGTCCCGCGCACCTACGTGTTCGGGGCCAAGGCGGCGCCCGGGTACTTCATGGCGAAGCAGATCATCAAGCTCATCAACTCGGTGGGCGAGGTGGTGAACCACGATCTCGACGTGCGCGGCCGGATCGCGGTGGTGTTCCTCAAGAACTACCGGGTCTCGCTGGCGGAGCGGGTCTTCCCGGCCGCCGACGTCTCGGAGCAGATCTCGACCGCCGGCAAGGAGGCGTCGGGGACCGGCAACATGAAGTTCCAGATGAACGGCGCGCTCACCGTCGGCACGCTCGACGGCGCCAACGTCGAGATCCGCGAGGAGGTGGGGGCGGAGAACTTCTTCCTGTTCGGGCTCACGGTGGAGCAGGTCGCCGAGCTGCGCCGGCGCGGCTACAACCCCTGGGAGTACTACCGGAACGACAGGGACCTGAAGGCGGTCCTCGACGCCCTCTCGTCCGGACGCTTCTCCCCCGGCGAGCCGCGCCTCTTCCAGCCCATCGTGGACTCGCTCCTCAACGGCGGCGATCCGTACCTCTGCCTCGCCGACTTCCGCTCCTACCTCGAGTGCCAGGAGCGCGTGTCCCAGGCGTACCTCGACCCGGAGCGCTGGTCGCGCATGGCCATCCTCAACGTGGCCCGGAGCGGCAAGTTCAGCTCCGACCGGACCATCCGCGAGTACGCCGAGGAGATCTGGGGCGCCACGCCGACCCCGGTCGCCTGAGGCGCTGAGCGCCGGGAGCTCGGCCCCCCGCCACCCCGCGAGCGACCCTGGCCGCCGCGACCGGGGCGGGCCCTCCCGCCGGCGCGGGCGGGGAGCCGGGCGCTCCTTGCCCCTCCCGGAGTTCGGTCGCACCTTGGCGGCGTATGCCCCGGCGCGCCGACCTCGCCTCCCTGGTGGACGCCGTGGCGGGGCCGCTCGTGGTCTACGGCCTGGCGGGGGATCTGGTCGCCCTGAACGCCGGGGCCGAGAAGCTCCTGCAGCTCTCGCCGGAGGAGCGGACGCTGCCGCTCACGGAGCGGCTCGGGCTCATCGACCTCGAGACCGCCGGCGGCCAGCCGCTGCGCATGAGGGACACGCCGCTCTCCCGGGCCCTCCACGGCGAGCGCGCGGAGGAGGTGATCCGGCTGCGGCGCCGCGGGCGCGCGGCCTGGACCTGGGTCTCGGCGAGCGCGGCGCCCCTGCGCGAGCCCGGCGGCGAGCTCGTCGGGGCGGTGCTGAGCCTCACCGACGTGACCGAGCTCCACGACACCCAGGAGGCCCTGCGGCGCGCCGTCCACGAGGCCGACGAGGCGGCGGGCGAGCTCGAGGCGCTGTTCGAGGCGGCCCCCACCGGCCTCGCGTTCTGGGATCGCGACCTCCGGTTCGTCCGCCTCAACCGGAAGCTCGCCGAGATGAACGGGCTCCCGCTCGAGGCCCACCTCGGGAAGACGCCGGCGGAGCTCTTCCGGGGGATCTCCGGGGTCGAGGAGATCATGGCGCGCTGGCGCGGGATCCTCGAGACGGGCGAGCCGGTGCTGGGCGTCGAGGTGCGCGGCGAGACCCACGCCAAGCCCGGGGAGGAGCGGATCTGGCGCGAGGACTTCTTCCCGGTCCGGGTGGATGGGGAGGTGGTGGGGGTCGGCGGGGTGGTCCTCGAGGTCACCGA from Anaeromyxobacter paludicola harbors:
- a CDS encoding M20/M25/M40 family metallo-hydrolase, which produces MSSPKLQQALDHHRKNAPEYLEDLKALVRVPSVSFAGFPAEEVRRSAAAVKALLERRGLDKVEILEVEGAHPYVYAERIRDPKAPTLLLYAHHDVQPAGDEEAWSSRPFEPEERNGRLFGRGAADDKAGILVHAGAIDAWVRGAGELPINVRVVIEGEEETGSDHLPRFLEKYRDRLQADAMVLTDTGNFDTGVPSVTVALRGIVAASVEVRALKQSVHSGMWGGPVPDPAMALAKMLAALVNPDGSIAIPGIYDQVRPLSPEAKESIGKLPTTEQQFREQAGMLPGVEVLGGRHPWETNWWQPSLTVNAMQASSRKDARNIINDAAWARVSVRLVPDMDPAEVGRALTEALKRAAPWGVEVKVEIDSGGAPWTTDVSHPAFQAAFRSLAAGYGREPLAIGCGGSIGFVEPFGKALGGVPALLIGVEDPYSNAHSENESLSISDLEKATRSAIHLYGELAAALPRKG
- a CDS encoding glycogen/starch/alpha-glucan phosphorylase, which encodes MPPPPKSTAGRSEEARALARARELPNSRTATDVDSLRRAFADHLQYSQAKDEHTATALDRYFAVAYAVRDRMMRRWVQTQQTYYRSDTKRVYYLSLEFLMGKALENNLINLGLRDSMRDALASLGLELDDLLAQEPDAGLGNGGLGRLAACFLDSLATLQYPAYGYGIRYEFGIFDQELRNGWQVERPEEWLRFGNAWEIPRPEYEVPVHFFGRTEHFVDEHGKHRVRWVDTRKVLGMPYDTPVAGYHNHTVNTLRLWRARASEEFDLSDFNRGDYIAAVEEKNLSETISKVLYPNDLTVMGKELRLQQQYFFVACSIHDILNRHLKTHESFDGFADKVAIQLNDTHPAIAVAELMRVFVDQYDLEWEKAWEICRSVFGYTNHTLLPEALERWQVELFGRVLPRHLEIVYEINRRFLDEVRASGKADEGAVARMSIIEEGPGRQVRMANLAVIGSRSVNGVAALHTELLKTELFHDFHALWPERFNNKTNGVTPRRWLLAANPELARTITECIGPQWVTDADELRRLEPLADDADFRRVFREIKRQNKERLAAIVKAENGITLDLDSIFDVQVKRLHEYKRQLLNVLHIVHQYLRIKADPAYAPVPRTYVFGAKAAPGYFMAKQIIKLINSVGEVVNHDLDVRGRIAVVFLKNYRVSLAERVFPAADVSEQISTAGKEASGTGNMKFQMNGALTVGTLDGANVEIREEVGAENFFLFGLTVEQVAELRRRGYNPWEYYRNDRDLKAVLDALSSGRFSPGEPRLFQPIVDSLLNGGDPYLCLADFRSYLECQERVSQAYLDPERWSRMAILNVARSGKFSSDRTIREYAEEIWGATPTPVA
- a CDS encoding sensor histidine kinase; amino-acid sequence: MPRRADLASLVDAVAGPLVVYGLAGDLVALNAGAEKLLQLSPEERTLPLTERLGLIDLETAGGQPLRMRDTPLSRALHGERAEEVIRLRRRGRAAWTWVSASAAPLREPGGELVGAVLSLTDVTELHDTQEALRRAVHEADEAAGELEALFEAAPTGLAFWDRDLRFVRLNRKLAEMNGLPLEAHLGKTPAELFRGISGVEEIMARWRGILETGEPVLGVEVRGETHAKPGEERIWREDFFPVRVDGEVVGVGGVVLEVTEQERAREALERMAAASREEARVRERILAVVSHDLRNPLSAILLGARQLASGSIAGAPRVQAAGSRIARAAERMRRMIGDLLDAAAIQGGRLSVRPRRAEPARLLEEAREAFQPVAEERWLSLEVRAEGGLPEVCCDHDRVLQALSNLLGNAVQLTRAGGRLTLAAARRDGGVELAVSDTGPGIPPEELPHLFQPYRRGKDVPYRGTGLGLAIVRGIAEAHGGRVRVESRLGEGTTFRLWLPAFGPACEQAGASP